ATGGGTGGAGGACGTGGGACCAGAGCGCCTGCTGTTTGGCTCGGACCTGTCGTGGAATCCTATTGGCTGGGGCCTGGGGCCAATCCTCTACGCCAGGGTGCCCATCGAGGCCAAGCGCCTCATCCTGGGAGGCAACTTCGCCCGGCTGCTGCGGGAGAGGGGCGTGAGCCCGTAGGATGCCGCAGAACCGTGCCTGCCCCCGGTACAGACGCGCCCGACCGCTGCGCCCGCAGGGGACAGACCTGCCGGCTAGAGAGGGGCAGCCGGCCCCGCTCGCCCCGCTCCACGCATGAGGTCAGAGAGATCTCACGCGAAGCTCGCGGAGACAACGTAGAGGGGGCGGCCTGAATGCGCTCCTTCCTTTCCCTGCTCCTTCTCCGCGGTCTCGGCGATCTCCGCCGTGAGATGTCACACTACCACAAGCGGGATTCCCCTGGTATAGTGTCCAGGCGGATGTGGGAGTCAACCTCACCATGGCCCCTGGAGTTCCGAGGGCGACTGGGCGGGGGCTATCGTGCCGCACACACCACGGCCGTCCCGGGGCGTCCAGAGCAAAGCATCAACCATCAGGAGGCTTCCTCTATGGCTAGTCAAGAGCGTCTGGCACTCGACGGCGGCACGCCCGTACGACAGGACTCCTTCCCCACTTGGCCCGTGTGGGATGAGGCGGAAGAGCAGGCCCTGCTGCGCGCCCTACGCAGCGGCAAGTGGGGCATCGGCAGCGAGATCATCGCCGAGTTCGAAGAGAAGTTCGCCGCCATGCAGGACGCCAAGCAATGCATCTCCGTGGCCAACGGCACCGTCGCCATCGAGGTCGCCCTGCGCGGCGCTGGCGTCACCTACGGCGATGAGGTCATCGTCACCCCCTACACCTTCGTGGCCACCGCCTCCGCCGTCCTCACCGTCGGGGCCATCCCCGTCTTCGCCGACATCGAGCCGGACACCTACCAGATAGATGCCCGGAGCGCCCGGACTCTCGTCACCGAGCGCACCAAGGCCATCATCCCCGTCCACATCGGCGGCGGCCCGGCGGACATGGATGCCGTCCTGGACCTAGCCCGAGAGGCGAACCTCACCGTCATCGAGGACTGCGCCCAGGCCCACCTGGCCGCCTGGAAAGGCCGGCGCGTGGGTGCCATCGGCGACTTGGGCACCTTCTCCTTCCAGTCCAGCAAGAACATCACCGCCGGCGAAGGGGGGGCCATCCTGGGCAACGACGAGCGGCTCATGGACCAGGTCTGGTCCTATCGCAACGTGGGGCGGGTGCGCCAGGGCGCCTGGTACCAGCACGAGGTGCTGGGAGGCAACGCCCGGATGAGCACCTGGCAGGCCGTCATCCTGCTGGCGCAGATGACCCGGGCCGAAGAGCAGTTGGCAGTGAGGGAGAGAAACGCTGCCCTCCTCTCCGATATGCTAGAGCGAATTCCGGGAATTCGGCCCACCAAGCGGGACGAGCGCGTTACCCATCACGCCTACCACCTGTTCATCTTCCGGTACGACGCCTCCGAGTTTGGTGGCCGCCCCCGGGCCGAGTTCCTGCGGGCTTTGGTCGCCGAGGGAGTGCCCGCTTCGGCCGGCTACAATCCCCTCTATCACATGAACGCCATTATCAACGCTTCCCGCACTCTGGGGGAGCTGACCGGGGTGCCGGTGGCCTCGCTGGAGACCAACATCGAGCGGTGCCCGGTGACCGAGCGCGTCTGCGCTCAGGAGAGCTGCTGGCTCACCCAGAACCTGCTCCTGGGCACGGAGAAGGACATGGAGGACATTGCCACCGCCATCGAGAAGATACGGAGAGCAGGTTACAGGGAATAGGTTACAGGGAATAGGTTACAGGGAATAGGGATAGAGCGGCCGCTCATTGCCCTGTAACCTGTCCCCTGGAACCTGTAACCTGATAAGGAGACTGACTATGAGTGTGACTCAGGTACGGTGGATGCGATCGGGCTCGGGCGAGGACGATCGGACCCTGTCCCATGCTGCTCGGCAGCTTGCGCGATACGTGGAGAGAATGACCGGCGACGAGTGGGACGTAGGGCCGACCAGAGAGGTCGGGCCGGCTGCCGGGACCGCCTGGTTGGGAGTGTGCAACACCATGCCCGAGCCCCCCACCGGTCCGATGGCGCCGGCCCCTTGGGACGACGGCTTCGCCGTGTGGGCCCAGGACGGTGGCCTTTTCATCGTCGGTCGCAATGCCCGCAGCGTCCTGTTCGGCGTGTATGCCTTCCTGGAGAGGCAGGGGGTGCGCTACGTCCGGCCCGGACGCAGCGGGGAGGTCGTACCTGAGCGGGAGGAGATCGACCTACCCGAGGAGCCGCTGGTCGAGGAGCCCCGCTACCGCCATCGGGGCCTGTGCATCGAGGGCGCGCCCTCGGTGAAGCACGCCCTGGGCATGGTAGACTGGGCGGCCAAGAAGCGCATGAACACTATCTTCCTCCAGTTCTTCTCTAGCCAGTACTTCTACAACCGTTGGTACGAACATTCCTACAACCCCCTGTATCGCGGTCACCCCATCAGCGAAGCGCAGGCCCTGACCCTGGACGAGAGAGTGATCGCCGCCATGAAGCGCCGCGGCCTCGTCTTCCACCGGGTAGGCCACAGCTGGACCAGCGCCGCCTTCGACATGCCTCGCTCCGGGTGGGTCAAGGCCGACGACGCCGAAGTGCCCGAGCAGTACCGGCGCTTCCTGGCCGAAGTGAACGGTGAACGCAAGCTCTTCCAGGGCATCCCCATCAACACCGAACTCTGCTACAGCCACCAACCTGCCCTCGACCGCTTCGTGGAC
The nucleotide sequence above comes from Anaerolineae bacterium. Encoded proteins:
- a CDS encoding DegT/DnrJ/EryC1/StrS family aminotransferase; the protein is MASQERLALDGGTPVRQDSFPTWPVWDEAEEQALLRALRSGKWGIGSEIIAEFEEKFAAMQDAKQCISVANGTVAIEVALRGAGVTYGDEVIVTPYTFVATASAVLTVGAIPVFADIEPDTYQIDARSARTLVTERTKAIIPVHIGGGPADMDAVLDLAREANLTVIEDCAQAHLAAWKGRRVGAIGDLGTFSFQSSKNITAGEGGAILGNDERLMDQVWSYRNVGRVRQGAWYQHEVLGGNARMSTWQAVILLAQMTRAEEQLAVRERNAALLSDMLERIPGIRPTKRDERVTHHAYHLFIFRYDASEFGGRPRAEFLRALVAEGVPASAGYNPLYHMNAIINASRTLGELTGVPVASLETNIERCPVTERVCAQESCWLTQNLLLGTEKDMEDIATAIEKIRRAGYRE